In one Alnus glutinosa chromosome 14, dhAlnGlut1.1, whole genome shotgun sequence genomic region, the following are encoded:
- the LOC133857230 gene encoding U-box domain-containing protein 3 isoform X1 has product MHKGQMDTTSVKCLINSISRFILLVSCQTMKPLPIQKDYRDLVGVLKPLKAVLDEVVDSIIPSDEILYKQCEELDMAVNEAREFIENWSPKMSKICSVLQSEPLLMKVRNSSLEICHILCRLIQSSPSTLSLTSVQHCMQELQCLKPERITEYIGEALRSQRDDMVPCTEHLMGIIEMLSLTSNQELLKESISVEKERVNAQVNKVKRELDQIYQIVNLVSQIRDCMMKTQRFKATSGVPIPSYFCCPLSLELMLDPVIVASGQTYERSSIQKWLDHGLTLCPKTHQTLAHTNLITNYTVKAMIANWCDENNIKLHNSESTNFVSLPSPSDQVSPRGLIHAVCSPCSLQNSNSTSISNGFEKKKSGVSPRLSGEKSNGCQSRETEKFEHTSPEQSYIHSRSESASSAISSIDYMPPAMDEVSRISNKHENVNELSGEITIECPAASPKYKEQALSPWLSGKKFDSSQTKVEVAGNGNHNYFRGNSLPFSDSGSDELTTTSHIKKLIEDLKSHSNEVQTTAAEELRLLAKHNMENRILIGQCGAIAPLISLLYSEMRLTQEHAVTALLNLSINENNKAMVAEVGAIEPLIHVLETGNDGAKENSAAALFSLSGLEEFKAKIGRSGAVKALVHLLASGTLRGKKDAATALFNLSIFHENKARIVQAGAVKCLVGLMDPATGMVDKAVALLANLSTIGEGRLAIGREGGIPLLVEVVESGSQRGKENAASILLQLCLHSPKYCTLVLQEGAVPPLVALSQSGTPRAKEKAQQLLSHFRNQREGATGKGKS; this is encoded by the exons ATGCATAAAG GTCAGATGGACACAACATCTGTAAAATGTCTTATCAACAGCATTTCTCGGTTCATTCTTCTAGTTTCATGCCAGACAATGAAACCTTTGCCTATTCAGAAAGATTACAGAGATCTAGTTGGTGTATTAAAGCCTTTGAAAGCAGTTCTTGATGAAGTCGTTGATTCCATAATTCCTTCAGATGAAATCCTATATAAACAGTGTGAAGAACTGGACATGGCTGTTAATGAGGCTAGGGAGTTCATTGAAAACTGGTCTCCAAAAATGAGCAAAATTTGCAGT GTTCTGCAGAGTGAGCCGTTGCTGATGAAAGTTCGGAACTCATCTCTCGAGATTTGTCACATATTATGCAGATTAATACAGTCATCTCCATCTACTTTAAGTTTAACTAGTGTTCAG CACTGTATGCAGGAACTTCAATGTCTGAAGCCGGAAAGAATAACAGAATATATAGGAGAGGCTCTTAGAAGTCAAAGAGATGATATGGTTCCCTGCACCGAACATCTTATGGGGATTATTGAAATGCTTAGTTTGACATCAAACCAGGAACTCTTGAAAGAGAGTATTTCTGtggaaaaagagagagtaaaTGCCCAAGTCAACAAAGTGAAAAGGGAACTAGATCAAATCTACCAAATTGTGAATCTTGTCTCCCAGATTCGTGATTGCATGATGAAAACTCAGCGCTTTAAAGCCACGAGTGGTGTCCCAATCCCTTCATACTTCTGCTGCCCTCTATCGTTGGAACTCATGTTGGATCCTGTAATCGTGGCTTCCGGCCAAACCTACGAGAGGTCTTCTATCCAAAAGTGGCTTGATCATGGGCTTACTCTTTGCCCAAAGACTCATCAAACACTCGCACACACAAATCTCATCACCAATTATACAGTAAAAGCCATGATAGCAAATTGGTGTGATGAAAACAATATAAAGCTTCACAACTCTGAGTCCACTAATTTTGTCTCATTGCCATCCCCATCAGATCAAGTTTCTCCTCGAGGTTTAATCCACGCAGTTTGTTCCCCTTGTTCTTTACAAAATAGCAATTCAACATCAATATCAAATGgatttgagaagaaaaagagtGGTGTCTCTCCTAGATTAAGTGGAGAAAAATCCAACGGATGCCAAAGCAGGGAGACAGAAAAGTTTGAACATACATCCCCAGAACAGTCTTATATTCATAGCAGGAGTGAATCAGCATCGAGTGCCATTTCCAGCATCGATTATATGCCTCCAGCAATGGATGAGGTGTCAAGAATATCTAATAAGCATGAAAATGTGAATGAGCTGTCTGGAGAAATCACAATTGAATGTCCTGCTGCTTCTCCTAAATATAAAGAACAAGCATTATCTCCCTGGTTATCAGGAAAGAAATTTGACAGCTCCCAAACAAAAGTGGAAGTAGCAGGGAATGGAAACCATAATTACTTCAGAGGAAACTCACTCCCATTTTCGGACTCGGGATCTGATGAGTTAACCACTACTTCCCATATCAAGAAATTGATTGAAGACCTTAAGAGTCATTCAAATGAAGTGCAAACTACGGCTGCAGAAGAATTGCGGCTTCTTGCAAAGCACAACATGGAGAATCGCATCCTTATAGGCCAGTGTGGGGCTATTGCACCTTTGATTTCACTGCTATATTCAGAAATGAGGCTAACACAAGAGCATGCTGTGACAGCCcttttaaatttatcaattaatgaaaataataaggCCATGGTTGCAGAAGTGGGAGCTATAGAACCACTTATCCATGTTCTAGAAACGGGAAATGATGGAGCCAAAGAAAATTCTGCAGCAGCTCTATTCAGCCTCTCTGGATTAGAAGAATTCAAAGCAAAAATTGGTCGTTCTGGTGCGGTTAAAGCACTGGTGCATCTTCTAGCCTCTGGGACTCTTAGAGGGAAGAAAGATGCTGCTACTGCTTTGTTTAACCTATcaatttttcatgaaaataagGCTCGTATAGTTCAAGCAGGAGCTGTTAAGTGCCTTGTTGGGTTGATGGACCCTGCTACTGGGATGGTTGACAAGGCTGTCGCTCTCCTAGCAAACCTGTCTACAATTGGGGAGGGGCGTTTGGCAATTGGGCGGGAAGGGGGTATCCCATTACTAGTTGAGGTTGTTGAGTCAGGATCTCAGAGGGGAAAGGAAAATGCTGCTTCCATACTGTTGCAACTCTGCCTTCACAGTCCCAAGTATTGTACCCTGGTTCTGCAAGAAGGAGCTGTCCCTCCCTTGGTTGCCTTATCTCAGTCTGGCACACCAAGAGCAAAGGAAAAG GCACAACAGCTTCTCAGTCACTTCCGGAATCAGCGAGAAGGGGCCACAGGGAAGGGAAAATCGTAA
- the LOC133857230 gene encoding U-box domain-containing protein 3 isoform X2, with protein MDTTSVKCLINSISRFILLVSCQTMKPLPIQKDYRDLVGVLKPLKAVLDEVVDSIIPSDEILYKQCEELDMAVNEAREFIENWSPKMSKICSVLQSEPLLMKVRNSSLEICHILCRLIQSSPSTLSLTSVQHCMQELQCLKPERITEYIGEALRSQRDDMVPCTEHLMGIIEMLSLTSNQELLKESISVEKERVNAQVNKVKRELDQIYQIVNLVSQIRDCMMKTQRFKATSGVPIPSYFCCPLSLELMLDPVIVASGQTYERSSIQKWLDHGLTLCPKTHQTLAHTNLITNYTVKAMIANWCDENNIKLHNSESTNFVSLPSPSDQVSPRGLIHAVCSPCSLQNSNSTSISNGFEKKKSGVSPRLSGEKSNGCQSRETEKFEHTSPEQSYIHSRSESASSAISSIDYMPPAMDEVSRISNKHENVNELSGEITIECPAASPKYKEQALSPWLSGKKFDSSQTKVEVAGNGNHNYFRGNSLPFSDSGSDELTTTSHIKKLIEDLKSHSNEVQTTAAEELRLLAKHNMENRILIGQCGAIAPLISLLYSEMRLTQEHAVTALLNLSINENNKAMVAEVGAIEPLIHVLETGNDGAKENSAAALFSLSGLEEFKAKIGRSGAVKALVHLLASGTLRGKKDAATALFNLSIFHENKARIVQAGAVKCLVGLMDPATGMVDKAVALLANLSTIGEGRLAIGREGGIPLLVEVVESGSQRGKENAASILLQLCLHSPKYCTLVLQEGAVPPLVALSQSGTPRAKEKAQQLLSHFRNQREGATGKGKS; from the exons ATGGACACAACATCTGTAAAATGTCTTATCAACAGCATTTCTCGGTTCATTCTTCTAGTTTCATGCCAGACAATGAAACCTTTGCCTATTCAGAAAGATTACAGAGATCTAGTTGGTGTATTAAAGCCTTTGAAAGCAGTTCTTGATGAAGTCGTTGATTCCATAATTCCTTCAGATGAAATCCTATATAAACAGTGTGAAGAACTGGACATGGCTGTTAATGAGGCTAGGGAGTTCATTGAAAACTGGTCTCCAAAAATGAGCAAAATTTGCAGT GTTCTGCAGAGTGAGCCGTTGCTGATGAAAGTTCGGAACTCATCTCTCGAGATTTGTCACATATTATGCAGATTAATACAGTCATCTCCATCTACTTTAAGTTTAACTAGTGTTCAG CACTGTATGCAGGAACTTCAATGTCTGAAGCCGGAAAGAATAACAGAATATATAGGAGAGGCTCTTAGAAGTCAAAGAGATGATATGGTTCCCTGCACCGAACATCTTATGGGGATTATTGAAATGCTTAGTTTGACATCAAACCAGGAACTCTTGAAAGAGAGTATTTCTGtggaaaaagagagagtaaaTGCCCAAGTCAACAAAGTGAAAAGGGAACTAGATCAAATCTACCAAATTGTGAATCTTGTCTCCCAGATTCGTGATTGCATGATGAAAACTCAGCGCTTTAAAGCCACGAGTGGTGTCCCAATCCCTTCATACTTCTGCTGCCCTCTATCGTTGGAACTCATGTTGGATCCTGTAATCGTGGCTTCCGGCCAAACCTACGAGAGGTCTTCTATCCAAAAGTGGCTTGATCATGGGCTTACTCTTTGCCCAAAGACTCATCAAACACTCGCACACACAAATCTCATCACCAATTATACAGTAAAAGCCATGATAGCAAATTGGTGTGATGAAAACAATATAAAGCTTCACAACTCTGAGTCCACTAATTTTGTCTCATTGCCATCCCCATCAGATCAAGTTTCTCCTCGAGGTTTAATCCACGCAGTTTGTTCCCCTTGTTCTTTACAAAATAGCAATTCAACATCAATATCAAATGgatttgagaagaaaaagagtGGTGTCTCTCCTAGATTAAGTGGAGAAAAATCCAACGGATGCCAAAGCAGGGAGACAGAAAAGTTTGAACATACATCCCCAGAACAGTCTTATATTCATAGCAGGAGTGAATCAGCATCGAGTGCCATTTCCAGCATCGATTATATGCCTCCAGCAATGGATGAGGTGTCAAGAATATCTAATAAGCATGAAAATGTGAATGAGCTGTCTGGAGAAATCACAATTGAATGTCCTGCTGCTTCTCCTAAATATAAAGAACAAGCATTATCTCCCTGGTTATCAGGAAAGAAATTTGACAGCTCCCAAACAAAAGTGGAAGTAGCAGGGAATGGAAACCATAATTACTTCAGAGGAAACTCACTCCCATTTTCGGACTCGGGATCTGATGAGTTAACCACTACTTCCCATATCAAGAAATTGATTGAAGACCTTAAGAGTCATTCAAATGAAGTGCAAACTACGGCTGCAGAAGAATTGCGGCTTCTTGCAAAGCACAACATGGAGAATCGCATCCTTATAGGCCAGTGTGGGGCTATTGCACCTTTGATTTCACTGCTATATTCAGAAATGAGGCTAACACAAGAGCATGCTGTGACAGCCcttttaaatttatcaattaatgaaaataataaggCCATGGTTGCAGAAGTGGGAGCTATAGAACCACTTATCCATGTTCTAGAAACGGGAAATGATGGAGCCAAAGAAAATTCTGCAGCAGCTCTATTCAGCCTCTCTGGATTAGAAGAATTCAAAGCAAAAATTGGTCGTTCTGGTGCGGTTAAAGCACTGGTGCATCTTCTAGCCTCTGGGACTCTTAGAGGGAAGAAAGATGCTGCTACTGCTTTGTTTAACCTATcaatttttcatgaaaataagGCTCGTATAGTTCAAGCAGGAGCTGTTAAGTGCCTTGTTGGGTTGATGGACCCTGCTACTGGGATGGTTGACAAGGCTGTCGCTCTCCTAGCAAACCTGTCTACAATTGGGGAGGGGCGTTTGGCAATTGGGCGGGAAGGGGGTATCCCATTACTAGTTGAGGTTGTTGAGTCAGGATCTCAGAGGGGAAAGGAAAATGCTGCTTCCATACTGTTGCAACTCTGCCTTCACAGTCCCAAGTATTGTACCCTGGTTCTGCAAGAAGGAGCTGTCCCTCCCTTGGTTGCCTTATCTCAGTCTGGCACACCAAGAGCAAAGGAAAAG GCACAACAGCTTCTCAGTCACTTCCGGAATCAGCGAGAAGGGGCCACAGGGAAGGGAAAATCGTAA
- the LOC133858064 gene encoding protein LIGHT-DEPENDENT SHORT HYPOCOTYLS 3-like has translation MDSLTELMESSNSENTSITDTSTNNNSLAGAASSSSSASAPPSSRYENQKRRDWNTFGQYLKNHRPPLSLSRCSGAHVLEFLRYLDQFGKTKVHTPICPFYGHPNPPAPCPCPLRQAWGSLDALIGRLRAAFEENGGKPEANPFGARAVRLYLREVRDLQSKARGISYEKKKRKRPRQQLPPSQLPPPPGASL, from the exons ATGGATTCACTCACAGAATTAATGGAGAGCTCCAACTCTGAGAACACCAGCATCACTGACACTAGTACCAACAATAACAGCTTGGCTGGAGCCGCAAGCTCTTCTTCATCAGCTTCAGCTCCTCCTAGCAGCCGCTACGAAAACCAGAAGCGCCGTGACTGGAACACCTTCGGCCAATACCTGAAGAACCACCGCCCCCCTCTTTCCCTTTCTAGATGCAGCGGTGCCCACGTTCTTGAATTTCTCCG GTACCTTGACCAATTTGGCAAGACGAAGGTTCACACTCCAATCTGCCCCTTCTATGGCCACCCTAACCCTCCGGCGCCTTGCCCGTGCCCGCTGCGCCAGGCGTGGGGTAGCCTTGACGCGCTCATCGGCCGCCTCCGAGCCGCCTTCGAAGAGAACGGGGGAAAGCCGGAAGCCAACCCGTTTGGGGCTCGAGCAGTTAGACTCTATCTTCGAGAGGTTCGTGATTTGCAGTCAAAAGCAAGGGGGATCAGCTATGAGAAAAAGAAGCGGAAGCGCCCCCGGCAACAGTTGCCGCCATCGCAGCTGCCGCCGCCACCAGGTGCAAGTCTATGA